From the Chryseobacterium sp. G0201 genome, the window GCCTGTAACAACTAAAATATCTCTTGTATATTCTCTTTTTCCGTTATCTCCGTAAACCTTCAACTCTTTTTTTAGAGAATTTGTTACGGTAAATCTTCTTTTCTGATAGATCAAAGCAACATCAATTCCTCTGTAATCATAGGAGTTGTAATGAATAATTCCGTAATCGAACTTTGCTAAAGCAGGTTGTTTCACAAGGTCGTCAATTACCTGTCTGTTTTCAACCTCAATCAAACCAACTACTGCAGGAGCCGTTTTTGTATATTGTGAGCCAAGTTCAGAGATTACTTTAGCTTCATTAGCCAATTTTGCTTTATAAATTTTAGTATTATAATTTTTACCGCTGCTTGGTGTAAATTCTTCAGATCCACTTTGGTATCTTACAGCTTTTTTACCCTTTAAAGCAGTGTCGCTCCAAGTTCCATCATATTTTTCAGCTTCTAAAAATTTAATAGAATCTAAAGGAATGCTTCTGTGAAAAGCCGGATTTTTTATGTCTTTTGTGCCATCTATATAATCTGCAGAACGTATCGTATCCCATAAATTTTCTACATTCAAGAAACCTACTGCGGCAACCTTTCTCAACTTACCACCTTGCTGTTGTGCGAAAGCCATTACCGAAAAAATCACGGCAAAAAAACTTAAAAATTTTCTCATTTAAAATTAAAATTAATTAATCGACAAATTTACTTTTTTTTAACTCTTTCGGTTTTAATTATTTGTAAATTTATAATAATTTAATGAACAGCTGCAAGCTTTTGTCTTAAAAGCTTGCAATGTTAAGAAAAAATATTGTTAAAAAAGTTGTTAATTATAAATTTTGACTAAATTTGTGCCCCCAAGTTTTAACTTATTGATAATTAAGGTAAAAAGTATTTAAAAAAATAATATACTCATGATTAAAAAACTATCATTAGTCTCTTTATTTACTTTACTTCCCGCTTCATTTTACTTTGCGCAGACTACAGTTTTTGCGTATCTTAAAGATGCTGACGGGAAACCCGTTGAAAGGGCGGAAGTAGATCTAAAAGGGAACGACAATGATGTAACGGCCGATAAAATTGGATACTTCCAGTTTGTTGATTTGCAGCCGGGACATTACCAAATTATGATTGCGAAACCGAATTACGAAACAAAAGTAATGGAGTTTGACGTAACCAGTGAAGAGAAAAGAAAGGATTTAGGAGCTATTATTCTTTATCCTACTCTTACAAACGCAGATCAGGGATTGGCGATCATAGACAGCGATGACGATGATGATGGCGGCGGCAGTCAGGCTTCTACAGTAGGTTTGCTACAGTCTTCTCAGGATGTTTTCAGTCGAATTGCTGCATTTGATTTAGGATTTTACTGGTTTCGTCCAAGAGGAATTGACGGAAGATCGGGAGAATCTATGTTGAATGGTGTTTCTATGGTTAAATCTGATAATGGTAATGTTGATTTTGGAAACTGGGGTGGTCTTAATGAGATCACAAGATACCCTGAAATTTCGGCAAATCATTCACCGTCAGAATATGCATTCGGTGGAAATAGTTCGGTTGTTTATAAAAATACGAAGGCTAGTGAGTATAGAAAAGGCTTCCAGTTCACTCAATCTTTAACGAACAGAAATTACAGAAATAGAACCTCTCTACGATATACCTCAGGAATGAGCAAAAAAGGATGGGCATTTACGGTAATGGGAGCCAGAAGATGGGCAGAAGAAGGAATTCAGGAAGGAACATTCTACGATGCTTACGGTGCGTACGTAGGCATAGAGAAAAAAATTAACGATAACCATACCATAACATTTAATGCTATTGGTGCGCCTTACAGAAGATCTACCGCGAGTCCGAGCACTCAGGAGGTTTATGATTACAGAGGTGTACATTATAATTCTTATTGGGGATATCAGAATGGCGAACAGAGAAGTGAAAGAGTAAGAAAAGGCTTTCAGCCTTTATTCCAGCTTCAGGATTTCTGGAAAATCAATAAAAAATCAAGTCTTTGGACGTCCGTTTCTTATCAGTTTGGAAAAGACAAAGGTTCTCGTTTAGACTGGCAGAATGTACAAAACCCATCGCCAACTTATTACAGAAACTTACCAAGTTATTATGATTCTTTAGATCCTAATGCTTCAGTTTTAGGTCCAAATGGAGTTACAACGACGTCTCAGGATGCGTATCAGACTTCTTTGGCAGGATGGCAGTCGGGAGACCCAAATGTTACTCAACTAAACTGGGACAGATTGTACAGAAGAAATATGCAGCAGCCTATTGATAATTATTATGGTCAAACAGGAAAAAGAGCTTTGTATTATCTTGTAAATGACGTAAGTGATGATAAAATATGGAATGCTGCAACGCATTTTATTCACAATTTTAATGATACAACTAAATTTTTATTAAATGTATCTTATCAAAACTACCGTTCTGAACAATACAGAGAAGTAAATGATCTTTTAGGTGCTGATTTTGTACTGAACAGAGACCCATTTGCAGCAACAAACCAACCAGGGAAATCTGGTTTATATAATGAAGGAGAACAAAATGTGACAAAAAAAGTAGGTGATAGAATGACTTACGATTACATTTTCAGAAGACAGGAAGTAAAGGTAAATCCAGGATTGAAATTTTCTACAGGAAAGTTTGATGTATTTGTTTCTGTGATGGCAGGGTATTCTACTTCAAGCAGAGAAGGATTATTCAATCATTATTTATACAAAGATTCTAAAGGAAAAGGAGCTGATTATAACTTCTGGACTTATGGAATGAAAGGGCAGGCTGTCTATAAAGTGAATGGTAGAAACTTCATTGTATACAACGGAGCATATTATTCTCAGGCGCCATTCTTAGAGGATTTATTCATTAACCCTAGGGTAAACGGATCTACCGCTCCTAATGTTAAGAATATGGTTGTTAATGCTAATGACCTTAGTTATGTGATCTCTACACCATTCTTAAAAATGAGATTAACAGGTTTCTTGGTAGATACAAACAACGAAACGACAGTACAGAGATTCTTTGCTGATGGTATTCCTTTGGAAAGTGTAGATGCAGATGGTAACCAAACCAACGTGCAGAGTGCTTTTGTAACTCAGGTGATGACAGATGTAAAGAAAAGAAATATGGGGGTAGAATTAGGATTTGATGTTAAAGTTATTCCTACTTTATCTTTACAGGGATTAGCAAGTTACGGACAGTATACTTACAAAAATGATCCGATGACTTACTTTGCATCTGATGCTGCGGGTGTTTTTGCCAACGGACTTTCTTATACAAGCGTAGGTAAATCTTATATTAAAAACTATCGTCAGGGAGGAACTCCTCAACAGGCTTTCTCATTAGGTTTCCGTTACAACAACCCTAAATATTGGTGGGTAGGTGCCAACTGGAATTATTTTGATGATAATTATCTTGATCCATCTTCATTAATCAGAACAGAGTCGTTTACTCAAAACAGTACGACTTCTACACCGTTTTACGGTTTAACGGAATCTGATCTTAGAAGAGTTTTAGAACCCAATAAATTACCTTCTTCATTCTTCTTCAACGCTAATGCAGGAAAATCTTGGGTGATCGGTAAATATTATGTTCTGATTTCTGCATCGGTTAATAATATTTTAGATAACAAAAGATATATTACAGGAGGTTTTGAACAAACAAGAAATGCTAAGTATCCTACTTTTTCTCAGGATCTGGACAGAGAATTTTCATTGTTTGCTCCGAAATACTGGTACACTCAGGGAAGATCATATTTTGTGAATTTACAGTTTAGATTTTAAGAAAAATACGAATAACTACTTTAAAAATTATTAAAATGAACATAAAGAAATATTTTAATTTAGTAACAGGAATTGCATTTGCCGCAATTTCTATTACATCTTGTGTGCAAAAAGATGAGTGGGAGACACCACCAATCAAATGTGAGAATAAATTTGCTGCGACCAACATAACGATGGCAGCTTTCAAAGCACAGGCTCCGACTACAGGATATATTTTAATTAATACAGACCAAATTTTTGACGGTTATGTAGTTTCTTCTGATGAAAACGGAAATTTCTATAAAACAATTTCATTCCAGGATAAACCTGAAAATCCTACAGTAGGTCTTCAAATTGAGGTTGACAGAGCGAGTAACTATGCAGATTTTCCTGTAGGAGCGCATATTAGAATTAATGCTAGAGGTCTTAGACTAGGTACAGACAGAGGGGCTGTGAAAATTGGTTCAGTAGATCAAAGTTTTGATATCGGAAGAATTCCGGGATCTTTAGTTAGCAGATATGTTTCAGGTGTTTGTACAGGAAACGGTCTTGATATCGCTGCAATGAAGCCTTTGGAATTAGCAACTCTTAAAATTGCTCAGGACGAGAAATACATCAACATGCTGGTTAAAGTTCCGAATGTACAGTTTGCAGCAGGAGAAATAGGTAAGAAATATCTAAACTATGTAGCAGGAGCAGGAGTTGATACAGATAGAAATATTGTTGACCAATCTGGAAATACTACAATAATCAGAAACTCCGGTTTTGCTAGTTTCGGTTCTACTTTAGTACCTGAAGGAAAAGGTGACCTTACTTTCGTTGTAAGTCGTTATATTACTTCTTGGCAAATGCTTATAAGAAGTACTAAAGATGTAAACTTTGGAGGAAAAAGATTCTTCTTTGAAAGCTTCGATGGTACTCTTACAGATAATTGGGATGCAGTAAGCGTTACAGGAGCTCAGATTTGGAATATCCAACAGTTTGGAAATCCTAAACCTTGTGTTGTGATGAATGGTTTTGCTGGTGTTAATAATTCTAATGAAGACTGGTTGATCTCCAAAGATATTTCGTTACAAGGATTTACTTCAGCATCATTATCTTTTGAAACAGACGTAAGATATGCAGGAAACCCAATTGAAGTTTTTGTAACAGATAACTACAGTGGTAACCCTACTACAACTACTTGGACACCTTTATCAGCGATTTTAGATCCTAATAATGCGCAATTCAATACTTGGACATATTCAGGTGATATCAGCTTAAATGCTTTTGCAAACAAAAATGTTCGTATTGCATTTAAATATACTTCTACAACAACAGCTGCTGCAACTTGGGAGCTTGATAACGTAAGAGTAGTTGGTAACTAATAAAACATAAATACCAAATATATAAAAACCGCTGAAAGGCGGTTTTTTTGTTAGTATGAATTAATTCTACTACTTAATAATAAGTTATCTTCAAAATTATCTGGTACGAATTCTTTTAATTCAATGGTTTGAATTAAAGGATTTTGGTAATAATGCTCAATTTTCATTGTTCTTTTCAGGTCTTTTCTTGATATTTTTGAACCCAAGACATTATTGTAAAATACTGCTATATCTATTCTTAATTTTTCCATTTGTATAGTGTAATTTATCTCATTAGATTTAAGAAATTTATCAAATAATAATAGAAGATTCTTGAAATATTCAAATTCTTCTTCTCTTAATCCTTTTTTGAACAAAAACTTAAATTTATTAATTCTTGTTATTGATTTTTCTTCATAAGAGATATTGTTTAAATATTTAATAATATGTTCTGGAGAAACTTTATCAGAGTAATAATATTGTAAATTTTTGAAAGATGTCCATCTAGTTCTATCTAATGATAAATCGATTTGCCTAGAAAATGCGTAAAAGAATATGATCTGTTTATTGTTTAATAGATAATATTTCATGCTTTAAATTTTACTCAAAAAAAACCACTGCAAAATACAGTGGTCTATTATTTAAATTAAAGTTTCTCTTTTTAAAAAGAAACTTCATTCACTTCTTTTCCTCGTTGAAAGTTCATTGTTTTTTGACTTCCCTTGTAAGCAATATTAACCAAGTTAATCTGCTTCGGAAAAGCGCTTAAAAGTATTGTATTTTTAATTTTCAAGGTACTTATGTCTGAAACTCCGCTGGTTTCAAAATATACCCAAACTGTTTCCCCGCTTACCTGGCTACCTGTGAAGGTAATCGTCTTTGGAGAACCATTAACGTACACGTCAAAGTTATTATTTACATATTTCTTTACTTCCGCTTCAAATCCTGCTGTATTAGGATTTATTTTTATGGCATCCGAAATATGGTTCGTATTCATCTTTGTGGTAAACTTCAACGTCTTGCTTCCATCAATATAATCAACTTTAGTCATTGAAGAGAAAAAGTCTACATTCATGAAACTCATTAACACAAAAAATGTTAATAATCCTGATATATATAAAAGTTTTTTCATCTTAATTAATAGATTTTCAATCATATGATTGTTGTTTATAGTTCACAAATAATATGCCAATTAAAAATTCACGTTCACAGAATACTTATCGTAAAACGCTTTGATATGTGCAACTGCTTCATCAGCAGTGTCTACCACTCTGTAAAGATCAAGATCATCTTCTGCGATCATTTTTTCTTTTAACAAAGTTGCTTTAAACCAGTCTAATAATCCGCCCCAAAATTCAGATCCTACCAAAACAATCGGGAATTTCCCTATTTTGTTGGTTTGAATTAACGTCATTGCTTCCGTAAGCTCGTCCAAGGTACCGAATCCTCCCGGCATTACGACAAAACCTTGAGAATATTTTACAAACATTACTTTTCTTACGAAGAAGTAATCAAAATTCATGGAGTAGGACTTGTTGATGTAAGGGTTGAAATGCTGTTCAAAAGGCAGATCAATATTTAAACCGATCGATTTTCCTTTAGCATTGAAAGCACCTTTGTTTCCGGCCTCCATAATTCCGGGGCCGCCTCCGGTGATGATTCCGAAACCTATTTTTGTTATTTTTTCGGCAATTTCTACCGCCATTTCATAATACTTACTTTCAGGCTTTAGCCTAGCAGACCCAAAAATAGATACACAAGGACCAATTTTAGCCAGTTTTTCATAACCGTCCACAAATTCTGCCATCACCTTGAAAACCATCCAGCTATCCTTGGTAACGATCTCGTCCCATGCTTTTTGCTTTAAACTGTTGTGAAGTTTTGTTTCGTTAATATCAAGTTCCGGATTTACTAAACTTTCATCCCTTGTGCCATCAAGTTCCATCATGAAGATTATTTAAAATGTTTTTCGGCTTCTATTACAGATTCTGGTCTTCCTACATCTATCAGGATGCTGTCGTGTACAAAACCGTGTATTTTTTCGGTCTGCATCAGATCCAGATATTCTTCCATAACAGAAAATTTGCCTGTTCTTTTTATTTTGTTAAAAATGATAGGGTTGATACAATGTACACCGCTAAAAGCTAAAGCCTTGAATCCCTTATTGAACTCTGCCAGCCTTTGTTCGCCGGTTTGTACATTGAGCCAGCCTCTTAAAACCAATTCATCGTTGAAAAGCAGTTTTCTTGAACTTTCCCTATCCGAAACGGCTAAAGTAGCAAAATCTTTTATCTTTTTGTGGTACTTCACCATATCTGTAATATTGATGTTGGTTAAAATATCAGCATTCATGATTAAAAAATCTTCCCCATGATCAAGGAATTTTCTAGCAAAAATCAAACCACCGCCGGTTTCCAGCAGTTCATTGGCTTCATCCGAAACTTCAATATTGCAATTGAAATTATTGTTTTTCCTTAAAAATTCAACTATCTGATCTCCAAAATGATGGATGTTAATGACAAAATCATTGATCCCGAAACTTTTTAAATAGTTAATATTTCTTTCTAAAAGCGGAATACCATTCACCTTAGCCAAAGCTTTTGGATGATGATCTGTAAAGGGTTTCAGACGGGTACCTTTTCCTGCTGCAAAAATTAAAGCCTTCATTATTTATAATTGATAAGTGATGAATGATAATTGATAAAAAATAAATGGTTTAAATTAATCATTTATAATTTATGGCTTATCATTTATGAATTCAGTTGGTGTTGTTCGTCATGGTGAAGGCTGATCTCAACTTTATCGCCATATTTTTCTTCAATAAACTGAGCAATTTTGATCGCAGAATAAACCGATCTGTGTTGTCCACCCGTACACCCAAAATTGATCTGTAGGTTTTCAAATCCTCTTCCCAGATAATTATCGATATTGATAGAAACCATGCTTTTTATAAGTTCTAAAAATTTGGGCATTTCGGTTTTTGTTTCAAGATATTCCTGAACGCCGATGTCGTTTCCTGTCTGAATTTTATATTCTTCAACTCTTCCGGGATTCAAAATTCCTCTGCAGTCGAAAGTGAAACCACCTCCGTTTCCTGATTCGTCTTTAGGAATTCCTCCTTTTTTGTATGAAAAACTGTGGATGTCTATGTGTAGCATTTTCTTTATTTTTTAAATTTTGAACAGTTAAGTTCATTGTTTATCATTAATTTTTTCTGTCTCTTTTGTCATTCCGTAGGAATCTAAGCTTAGTTTTTTGTTTAAAGAGATCGTTCGGCTTTATGTTTTTAAAATTTCATCAATTTTCAATTTCGTTTTATCTAAACTCAATTGTTGTATCACTTTTTCAAGCTCGGGATAATCTTTCATATTTTCCCAAGTCTGAGCAAATTCTGTAATATTTTCAATCCCTTTTTCTATGCTTGCAATGAAATGTTGTTTCCTTTGAATTAATCCTCTGAAACCATAAGCTCCCAAAACCTGTAAAAATCTCATCAACTGAATTGGTTTAACCGAGTCTTTTAGTTGAAGTTGGGTTTCTTTATTTTCAAATTGTTGAATATAAAATTCCAGCATTTCATTTTTAAAATCTTCAGGAAAATTTGCTTTAGCCTGAAACAGAAAAGAAATAACGTCGTACATCAACGGCCCTTTCATCGCAGACTGATAATCGATGAATGAAACGTCATTATTTTCATTCACCATCAAATTTCTCGCCTGAAAATCACGGATCATTAATCCTTTTGGTTTAAGATTTTCGATGAGGTTGACGATATTTTTAAATTCTTTCAATAGAGTAGACTTGTGATATTCAAGTTCCAGAACATCGGCCACGAAATTTTTAAAGTAATATAAATCGTGGATGACAGGAAGTTCATCATAACTTTCATATTCAAAAGTTTTGTTGAAATCTATTTTCCCCTGCGTCTGAATTTGAAGCTGAAAAAGTTTTTCCAACGTCTGTTTTACCAAAGATTTTACATTCTCGGATAAACCTTCTTTTGAAATAATCTCAGAAAGTGTATTTCCACCTAAAAACTCCTGAATATATATTTTCCGGTCATCAGAAATGTTGAAAATAGTAGGAGTATTAAGGTTTAATTGAGAAAATATTTCTGAAAAATAAAAAAAACTTTCATTCTCCGGAAGATTCTCATTGTAAGTGATAATGTACTTTTTGTTATCGGATTTTGCCACGAAATTTACCCTTGCAGAACCGCTTTGGGCTAATGTGATGAACTCATAAGATTTTTCACCGATATAGTTTTCAAAAAATCGTTTTGCGTTTTCGGAAGTCATAATATGGAAACAAATATACTAAATATCAGTTGATTTTTTATCTTTGCGATATGCTAAAGGATTTTAAACCAGTTTTAAGCATTTTATTGCGTTTCATCATCATCTATTTGGTGTTGCTTTTTGCGTATCAGTTTTATCTGAATGGTTTTAAAGGAATGGGTCTCGATTCTTTTTCAAAAATGATCGCCGATCAGGTAATGTCTGTTCAGAATGCTATGAATTATCCTACAAAATTATATGATGATGTTGCAGGAGAGTCGGTTTGGTTTCATGTGAAAACGGGCTATGCAACAAAAATGGTGGAGGGTTGTAATGCTGTTTCTGTCATGATTTTGTTTGCGTCTTTTGTTTTTGCTTTTTATAAAGGCTTTAAAACATTTGTTTTTGTGTTAATTGGTCTTTTGCTGCTTCATGTTATGAATGTCCTTAGGATCGCAGGTTTGAATATAGTATTTACGGATCATAAAGAATACGGAAAAATGGCACATGATTATGCTTTTCCGGCTGTGATTTACGGAACTGTGGTTTTACTTTGGCTTGTCTGGATTAAATTCTTTGCTTTAAAAAATGAAAATTCTTAGTTGGTTTCTCGTAATAATAGGAGTGTTCGGACTTATAGGTGTAAGAGCTCTTGAAGACAGGATTTTCTATGATCCTTTTCTCAACTATTTCCATGAAGCCAATAAAAATATTCCTTTTCCTGATTTTGAATGGGGGAAATTAATTATCGGGCATCTTTTCAGGTTTATTTTAAACTTATTTTTCTCGTGTGTGATCATTCATTTTATATTTAAAAATAAAGAATGGACTATTCAGGGAGCTTTTCTGATCACCATAATTTTCTTAATTACGTTCCCGATTTATCTGTATTGTATTTCTGACAGATTTGAAATTGGTTATCTGTTTTCCTTTTATATGAGAAGGTTTGTGATTCAGCCTTTGATTTTGCTTTTGATTATCCCGTTGTTTTATTATAGAAAGCAAATTGGGAAAGAAGTTAAATAGGGTTTTAAACACAAATTTCACTAATATTTTTCACGGATAACACTAATTTTTTCATCAATAGGAGCGGGCTTTAGCCCGTTTAAACAAAATAATCCCATCAATTGGCTTTAGCCAAAACTTAAAAACATTTTACCTGAATTGAAATTATTCAACAGTGTGTTTGACTTCTCTTGTTACATTTTCGGCCGTCCATTCCACTCTTTTTACAAATTC encodes:
- a CDS encoding RNase adapter RapZ, whose protein sequence is MLHIDIHSFSYKKGGIPKDESGNGGGFTFDCRGILNPGRVEEYKIQTGNDIGVQEYLETKTEMPKFLELIKSMVSINIDNYLGRGFENLQINFGCTGGQHRSVYSAIKIAQFIEEKYGDKVEISLHHDEQHQLNS
- the xrtF gene encoding exosortase family protein XrtF, whose protein sequence is MLKDFKPVLSILLRFIIIYLVLLFAYQFYLNGFKGMGLDSFSKMIADQVMSVQNAMNYPTKLYDDVAGESVWFHVKTGYATKMVEGCNAVSVMILFASFVFAFYKGFKTFVFVLIGLLLLHVMNVLRIAGLNIVFTDHKEYGKMAHDYAFPAVIYGTVVLLWLVWIKFFALKNENS
- a CDS encoding DUF6702 family protein; its protein translation is MKKLLYISGLLTFFVLMSFMNVDFFSSMTKVDYIDGSKTLKFTTKMNTNHISDAIKINPNTAGFEAEVKKYVNNNFDVYVNGSPKTITFTGSQVSGETVWVYFETSGVSDISTLKIKNTILLSAFPKQINLVNIAYKGSQKTMNFQRGKEVNEVSF
- a CDS encoding DUF5689 domain-containing protein — protein: MNIKKYFNLVTGIAFAAISITSCVQKDEWETPPIKCENKFAATNITMAAFKAQAPTTGYILINTDQIFDGYVVSSDENGNFYKTISFQDKPENPTVGLQIEVDRASNYADFPVGAHIRINARGLRLGTDRGAVKIGSVDQSFDIGRIPGSLVSRYVSGVCTGNGLDIAAMKPLELATLKIAQDEKYINMLVKVPNVQFAAGEIGKKYLNYVAGAGVDTDRNIVDQSGNTTIIRNSGFASFGSTLVPEGKGDLTFVVSRYITSWQMLIRSTKDVNFGGKRFFFESFDGTLTDNWDAVSVTGAQIWNIQQFGNPKPCVVMNGFAGVNNSNEDWLISKDISLQGFTSASLSFETDVRYAGNPIEVFVTDNYSGNPTTTTWTPLSAILDPNNAQFNTWTYSGDISLNAFANKNVRIAFKYTSTTTAAATWELDNVRVVGN
- a CDS encoding nucleotidyltransferase family protein; translated protein: MKALIFAAGKGTRLKPFTDHHPKALAKVNGIPLLERNINYLKSFGINDFVINIHHFGDQIVEFLRKNNNFNCNIEVSDEANELLETGGGLIFARKFLDHGEDFLIMNADILTNINITDMVKYHKKIKDFATLAVSDRESSRKLLFNDELVLRGWLNVQTGEQRLAEFNKGFKALAFSGVHCINPIIFNKIKRTGKFSVMEEYLDLMQTEKIHGFVHDSILIDVGRPESVIEAEKHFK
- a CDS encoding carboxypeptidase-like regulatory domain-containing protein, which translates into the protein MIKKLSLVSLFTLLPASFYFAQTTVFAYLKDADGKPVERAEVDLKGNDNDVTADKIGYFQFVDLQPGHYQIMIAKPNYETKVMEFDVTSEEKRKDLGAIILYPTLTNADQGLAIIDSDDDDDGGGSQASTVGLLQSSQDVFSRIAAFDLGFYWFRPRGIDGRSGESMLNGVSMVKSDNGNVDFGNWGGLNEITRYPEISANHSPSEYAFGGNSSVVYKNTKASEYRKGFQFTQSLTNRNYRNRTSLRYTSGMSKKGWAFTVMGARRWAEEGIQEGTFYDAYGAYVGIEKKINDNHTITFNAIGAPYRRSTASPSTQEVYDYRGVHYNSYWGYQNGEQRSERVRKGFQPLFQLQDFWKINKKSSLWTSVSYQFGKDKGSRLDWQNVQNPSPTYYRNLPSYYDSLDPNASVLGPNGVTTTSQDAYQTSLAGWQSGDPNVTQLNWDRLYRRNMQQPIDNYYGQTGKRALYYLVNDVSDDKIWNAATHFIHNFNDTTKFLLNVSYQNYRSEQYREVNDLLGADFVLNRDPFAATNQPGKSGLYNEGEQNVTKKVGDRMTYDYIFRRQEVKVNPGLKFSTGKFDVFVSVMAGYSTSSREGLFNHYLYKDSKGKGADYNFWTYGMKGQAVYKVNGRNFIVYNGAYYSQAPFLEDLFINPRVNGSTAPNVKNMVVNANDLSYVISTPFLKMRLTGFLVDTNNETTVQRFFADGIPLESVDADGNQTNVQSAFVTQVMTDVKKRNMGVELGFDVKVIPTLSLQGLASYGQYTYKNDPMTYFASDAAGVFANGLSYTSVGKSYIKNYRQGGTPQQAFSLGFRYNNPKYWWVGANWNYFDDNYLDPSSLIRTESFTQNSTTSTPFYGLTESDLRRVLEPNKLPSSFFFNANAGKSWVIGKYYVLISASVNNILDNKRYITGGFEQTRNAKYPTFSQDLDREFSLFAPKYWYTQGRSYFVNLQFRF
- a CDS encoding aminoglycoside phosphotransferase family protein, with the translated sequence MTSENAKRFFENYIGEKSYEFITLAQSGSARVNFVAKSDNKKYIITYNENLPENESFFYFSEIFSQLNLNTPTIFNISDDRKIYIQEFLGGNTLSEIISKEGLSENVKSLVKQTLEKLFQLQIQTQGKIDFNKTFEYESYDELPVIHDLYYFKNFVADVLELEYHKSTLLKEFKNIVNLIENLKPKGLMIRDFQARNLMVNENNDVSFIDYQSAMKGPLMYDVISFLFQAKANFPEDFKNEMLEFYIQQFENKETQLQLKDSVKPIQLMRFLQVLGAYGFRGLIQRKQHFIASIEKGIENITEFAQTWENMKDYPELEKVIQQLSLDKTKLKIDEILKT
- a CDS encoding endonuclease; translation: MRKFLSFFAVIFSVMAFAQQQGGKLRKVAAVGFLNVENLWDTIRSADYIDGTKDIKNPAFHRSIPLDSIKFLEAEKYDGTWSDTALKGKKAVRYQSGSEEFTPSSGKNYNTKIYKAKLANEAKVISELGSQYTKTAPAVVGLIEVENRQVIDDLVKQPALAKFDYGIIHYNSYDYRGIDVALIYQKRRFTVTNSLKKELKVYGDNGKREYTRDILVVTGFLDNEKVAFFMNHWPSRRGGEAISLPKRNAAAALLKQQMDSIRTADPSTKLFAMGDFNDDPVSSSLKNHLKAQASPKDLSDANPYLNLMYPLYKKGIASLAYQDAPNLFDQIIVSKNLISDQVTKEYSVFKAEIYAPAYLVNKEGNYKGYPFRSWNGDQFTGGYSDHFPAFVILQKEP
- a CDS encoding exosortase F system-associated membrane protein, whose product is MKILSWFLVIIGVFGLIGVRALEDRIFYDPFLNYFHEANKNIPFPDFEWGKLIIGHLFRFILNLFFSCVIIHFIFKNKEWTIQGAFLITIIFLITFPIYLYCISDRFEIGYLFSFYMRRFVIQPLILLLIIPLFYYRKQIGKEVK
- a CDS encoding TIGR00730 family Rossman fold protein, with product MELDGTRDESLVNPELDINETKLHNSLKQKAWDEIVTKDSWMVFKVMAEFVDGYEKLAKIGPCVSIFGSARLKPESKYYEMAVEIAEKITKIGFGIITGGGPGIMEAGNKGAFNAKGKSIGLNIDLPFEQHFNPYINKSYSMNFDYFFVRKVMFVKYSQGFVVMPGGFGTLDELTEAMTLIQTNKIGKFPIVLVGSEFWGGLLDWFKATLLKEKMIAEDDLDLYRVVDTADEAVAHIKAFYDKYSVNVNF